In Callospermophilus lateralis isolate mCalLat2 unplaced genomic scaffold, mCalLat2.hap1 Scaffold_45, whole genome shotgun sequence, a single genomic region encodes these proteins:
- the LOC143388940 gene encoding pyridoxal kinase-like, whose translation MAGSVQGRNGQCATREGTLWQGHCCGFTVMVPAGPAWQRQVGKVGRPGSDPGNGLKSVLCPVSGVYLLQQPRGTEGVLPTECERPGKWEEPGRTPTAWPAAGPADVAPLPPSIRKVLLLLEKQFSESSMTPSVSSAGQGLCLSLWAAEPHEFPKQRTGSPWLGSWGPRVPGVIRSGRGARTVPVTPLLLLQAGARAVIRAPRPWALTPVLLSVLQVLGFEIDAVNSVQFSNHTGYAHWKGQVLNAHELQELYEGLKLNSMNKYDYVLTGYTRDKSFLAMVVDIVRELKQQNSRLVYVCDPVMGDKWNSEGFMYVPEDLLPVYREKVVPVADIITPNQFEAELLSGRKIHSQEEALAVMDVLHAMGPNTVVITSSDLPSSRGSDYLITLGSQRMKRPDGTTVTERIRMEMRRVDAVFVGTGDLFAAMLLAWTHKHPNNFKVACEKTVSAMHHVLQRTIQCAQAQAGEGQKPSPAQLELRMVQSKKDIEDPEIVVQATVL comes from the exons ATGGCCGGCTCTGTTCAGGGGCGCAATGGGCAGTGTGCGACCAGGGAGGGGACTCTCTGGCAGGGCCACTGTTGTGGGTTCACTGTGATGGTGCCTGCAGGACCAGCCTGGCAGAGGCAGGTGGGCAAGGTGGGTAGGCCTGGCAGTGATCCAGGTAATGGGCTGAAGAGTGTCCTCTGTCCTGTGTCTGGTGTCTACCTCCTCCAGCAGCCGAGGGGCACCGAGGGAGTCCTACCTACTGAATGTGAGAGGCCAGGGAAGTGGGAGGAGCCAGGGAGGACTCCCACGGCATGGCCTGCCGCCGGCCCTGCAGACGTggctccccttcctccctccatcAGAAAAGTGCTCTTACTTTTAGAAAAAC AATTTTCAGAATCATCCATGACCCCTTCAGTGAGTTCAGCTGGACAGgggctctgcctcagcctctgggctGCTGAGCCCCATGAGTTTCCTAAACAAAGGACGGGAAGCCCCTGGCTGGGCTCCTGGGGCCCGAGAGTGCCAGGGGTCATCAGGTCAGGGAGAGGCGCACGCACCGTCCCCGttactcccctcctcctcctccaggcaGGTGCTCGGGCTGTCATCAGGGCCCCCCGACCCTGGGCTCTCACACCCGTCCTGCTGTCTGTCTTGCAGGTGTTGGGATTTGAGATCGACGCGGTGAACTCTGTCCAGTTTTCAAATCACACAG GCTACGCCCACTGGAAGGGTCAGGTTCTGAATGCCCATGAACTGCAGGAGCTATATGAAGGCCTGAAGCTGAACAGCATGAACAAGTACGACTATGTGCTCACGG GTTACACCCGGGACAAGTCCTTCCTGGCCATGGTGGTGGACATCGTGCGGGAGCTGAAGCAGCAGAACTCCAGGCTCGTGTACG TGTGCGATCCCGTGATGGGTGACAAGTGGAACAGCGAAGGCTTCATG TACGTTCCCGAGGACCTCCTCCCGGTGTACAGAGAGAAGGTGGTGCCCGTGGCGGACATCATAACCCCCAACCAGTTTGAGGCCGA GTTGCTGAGCGGCAGGAAGATCCACAGCCAGGAAGAAGCGCTAGCG GTGATGGACGTGCTGCATGCCATGGGCCCCAACACAGTGGTCATCACCAGCTCCGACCTGCCTTCCTCGCGGGGCAGTGACTACCTGATCACACTGGGCAGCCAGAGGATGA AGAGGCCTGATGGCACCACAGTGACCGAGCGCATCCGGATGGAGATGCGCAGGGTGGATGCTGTCTTCGTTGGCACCGGGGACCTCTTTGCTGCCATGCTCCTGGCGTGGACACACAAGCATCCTAACAACTTCAAG GTGGCTTGCGAGAAGACCGTGTCGGCCATGCACCACGTTCTGCAGAGGACCATCCAATGTGCACAAG CCCAGGCTGGGGAGGGACAGAAGCCCAGCCCAGCACAGCTGGAGTTGAGGATGGTGCAGAGCAAGAAGGATATCGAGGACCCAGAGATCGTCGTCCAGGCCACGGTGCTCTGA